The genome window TATCGAAAGCCCAGGCGGGGCACTGATCCCGATCCGTACCTGACGGCCATTTACATCCAGGACTGTGACCTCTATCTCGGCTCCTATGCGTATCTTTTCCCCTGCCTTTCTGGTCAGGATAAGCATTAGGTCCCCCGCGGCATCTGCCACCCCTCAACCCTGCAGCTGCCTTGGCCTCGCAGCAGGAAAATCCAGGATCTTATATCCTGGCCTCTTGAGACGGCCGCTATCATAATTCATGATCCGTTTCGACGCAATCATTTCAAGTAATCAACAAGACTGACGTTCATGACCTTTGCAGCCGCGGCAAGGGCCGCCTGATAGCTCGTCTGCTGGGTCGTCAGATCCGTCACAGCCTTGACGATATCTGTATCCTCCACTGATGAAAGACGCTCGGTGTTTGTAAGAACAAGATTATCCGCCATGGACGACTTGTTGGTCAAGGCATTTGACATGGCACCGAGCGTAGCGCTCTGTTGGTTTACATACCCTATTGCCCTATCGATGTCTGAAATCGCAGCGATTATATCAGCCTGATTGTCCGACATCAGACCATTATAAAGGACATTGAGCGAATTGAACACGCCGCCTTCGACAAGGGCCGTATGGCCATCCAGGTTTATCTTCTGTCTCAGACCTGACGCCGCCTGTATGGCTATATCCTCCTGGTTGCCGTTGTATTTGACCGTACCATCAGCCTGCAGGACAAAAGGCGCCTCCCCTGTTGCATAGCCGGTGGTCTTTGTCCCGCCGAACACATAGCGATCTCCCATCTTTGTATTGCCAAGCGCCACCACCTCATCTATGATGGATTTTACCTCCTCGGCTATGGCCTTGCGTGAATTCGCATCCTGGGTGTCGTTCGCCCCTTGAACCGCCAGCGTCTTGGCGCGCGTGAGCCTGTCTTGTATCTGTGACATGGCTGAATCGGTAGCAGTCACCCAGCCCTGCCCATAGGTGATATTGTCTTTATATTGATTCGTGCTGCTGATGACATCCCTGATACCCAAGGCCTCGGTCAGGGCCACGGGGCTGTCCGAAAGGGTACTATATATCTTGCCCGAAGAGATGGACCTGGTTGTCTTCGCCATGTTGTCTGTAAGACGGCTAAGGTCTGTATTTATTTGATCATAGATGGTATTCATGGTTATACGCATATCTTTTGCCCCCTTAACTGGCTTACAGCCTACTCCTTACTGCTTTGCAGCGAGAAGGCTCTGAAACAAGTCATCGGCCACCTTGATCAGCTTGGCCGCAGCCGAGTACGCCTGCTGAAACCTAATGAGATTTGCCATCTCTTCATCGAGCGATACAGCCGATACCGCGTCTCGGCTCGCCTGAAGCCCGTTTACGGCAGACTGGCTAAAGGCATAATCCGATTGAATGCCCTTGGAATCAATGCCCACTGTACCGACAAAACTCTGATAAGCGCTGTTGATGTCCGCCCCATCCAGCCCGGCAATGCCTGCCCGGCTCACATCCCCCATGGCCAGGGCATTCTGGTTGCTTGCAGGCGAAAAGGTCCCACCCTGAGGGGTCGAAATGTCCATGGCACCCAAGAAACCAGAGGGGGTCACAAGATCCTCGGTCAGGGCGAATGCAGCTGCGCTGCCATCAGTCCTGATATTGAGGCCATTGTTGTCAATGCTTGCAACAAGTCCTGGAATTGAATCTATCTTCTTTGCAACGCTTGAAAGACTGTCATATTTTGAGACGGTAATCTGGTTTACGCCGCCTATCTGGTTGCCATTTGCATCATAGAGATAAATGTTGAATTTTCCGCCAGATGTCACGCCCATCAAGAGCTGGTTGAGGGGGCTCGCCGTATTTGAGACCGCATATGCCCCATTAGCCGCCTGGCTGATCTGCCCAAGGCCGAGGGCGTTCAGGACCCCACTCGTATCGGAATCAAGGGCAAATGACTCACCGGAATTTGTGGGCGAGATGACGAGGTGTTGATTTGTTGGATCGGTCGCGTCAATCGAGGCCGAAAGGAAGCCGGTGGCATTTAACTTGCTTACCAACGTATTCAAACTGTCAGTGGCAGCTACGGTTACGGCCGTTGTACCAATCAAATTCTTGTTCACATCATAATGGTTTACAATAAATGAACCATTACGGACAGAGCCGTAGAGCGGAAGGCCCGAAGCGGAAGAATTGAGAGATTGGGTGGGATCCGTCACCCCTTGGAGCGCAGTCATCTGAGGTGCGGCGGTCAACGGAGGCGCATCCGCAGCATCAAGACCCAGATAAGATAGGACGCCCGAGGTGTCTTCAAGGGTGATGCCCTTCCATGCGCTGTTTGCAGCACTGATCGTGAGTTTGCCGTTATTGATGCCCGCACTGAGGCCGCTTACGTTGTTTATGGCATTTACAATGCCATCTATAGAGGTAGTTTTCGGATCGACAGGTATCCTCACAGGATCGATGCCTGCGGTGGTTGGATCCATATCAACAAGCTGGCCGTTCTGGTCATAGACCCAGAGCCTTATCTCACCGGAGGCAAAATTGGTCACAAGCGGGCGGTTCGGATCCGTGACAGTGTTTCCGCTTACAGCCTGACCGGCACCTACGCCCTCCACCTGTGCGGCAGCGACAAGGCGGGGGTCGTTTATAAATGTCTGGTTAACGCCGATTGTGCCTGCGTCATGGCCGGTAAAAAAGCTGTTCATCCCCAAGGCCATAAGCGCCCCAGAGGTGTCCTGCCCAAAGGCGAAGCCTGCTACGCCATTTTGCCCGTTTACACTGATGGTAAGCCTTCCGCCTGCTATGCTTGCCGTAAGACCGACATTGGCAGTATTTATGGCGTTTTGGATATCGGATAGGGTCGTTGAACCCTTTGTGATGTCTATCTTGAGCGGGTCGTTTACACCAGGTGTTGCAGGATTGAGGTCTATGACATTGCCGTTTTTATCATAAAGCCAGATGTCAAAGGAGCCGGTCTGCACGCTGCTTGAAAATGGAAGCCCTGAGGCCCTGTAACTTATGGGCTGGGTTGTAGCAATGACCGTGTTGGAGGCCGTAGTCTCTGTAAGAGGGATAAGGCCCACGCCCTGGCTGTGCTGGCTATTTACGGCCTTGATGAGCTCGGATGCCCAGTTGTTCAGCTGCGTAAGATAATTTGGCGGGTAACTTCCATCGAACTTGCCGAGATTCAGGCCTGTCACGCCGCCCGATATGGACTCTATCTGAAATGAGATGGGGAAATTCCCGGGGTTTGTATCTTTGAGCACGAGCCTCCCGTCACTGTTGGGGTACATGTCTACAGTATTGCCAAATGCCGCCTTGACTGCGGTTACAAAATCGCCGATGGTACCTGTCACCGACGAACCCGCCCCAGGACCAGAGCTGTTTGTCCACGTCCATGAGCTATGGTTTGCAGCGGTCGGATCATAGGTATATGTGCCGGTGATAGGCGTGCCATCCTGTCTTGTACCAGAGAACTGGATGGTAAACGGGGCAGTGCCGCTCACCGTTACGCCGTCAATGTTGCTCCATGCGGTTGACGATGCTATGGCTTGTCCGCCTGTTGTATTGGCCTGGGAACCTATGAGCGTCGATGTGTCAGGGGGGCTTATGCGGGACTTGATATCAAGCCAACCTCCGAGCGTACCGTTTTTTATATCTTGGGCTGTAAGCGTCTTAATCTGGCCTGTCGGGCCTTCCCAATTGACACTGCCATCGCTTATGGTCAAATGAGATGACTTATTCCCCTCGACGAGCGGGGATCCTTGGCCTATAAGCACTGTATAGGTACCCTGTTTTGTCTCGAAATAGTGGACATCCGCCAGCTGAGATAGCTGTTTTACGAGTTCGTCCCGTTGATCCCTTAAGTCGTTAGCCTGGTGATTAGATGACTCCATCGAAAGGATCCTGACATTTATATCGGCGATCTGATCTGCGATCTGGTTTATATTTTTCACCGCGGTGTCGATATTCAGATCCACGTTTTTTGAAAGTTGCATTAGTGAATTATAGCGGTCGTTTATTCCCTGGGTTAGAAGACTTGCATTATTTAGGAGCGTTGTCCGCTCAGGTATGCCCTCCGCATTGTTTGCAAGACCATCCCAGCTCGTCCAAAACTGACTCAGCATTCCATTTATGCCGCTTTGATCGACCTCATTAAACACGCCTTCCACAAGCTGCATCCCTGATTGTCTTGCCTGAAGCCCTGACATGACGGATGTCTTGCCGAACAGGGTCTGAGTTATAAAACGGTCATATGCCCTTGTTATCTCGGTAGCGCTTACGCCGTTGCCGATAGGACCAACTGAAGAAGGGGTAGGAAAATTAGGAGACAAAGTGACGCTCTGCCTTGAATAGCCAGGCGTATTTACATTTGATATGTTTTGGGCGGTTATATGGAGATTTACCTGTTCGGCAAGCACTCCTTGATTTGCGACATTCAAAATACTTGTTAGACCTGGCATTATATCACCTCCAGCTTATACCTGCCCTGCATCCCGCCCTTGGTATGGACCCTTGCCTGCGAGTCATAGGTGGCCGGCCTTGCACCTGAAATGCCCTCCATGAATAGTCCGAGGAGGTCATCGACCATCTTGGCCTGGCCGAGCACCCATTTTTCATGACGCCGATTCATCGAAACGATCTCCTTACGCAAAAGCCTCGTCTTAGTCAGCCATGACCCCAGACCTTCGGAATCAGCCCTGTTGGTCAAACTCATGAGTGCATTCCATCGCCCTTCTCTATTCCCCCCGTAATCCACTCCGCACATCTCAAGCATCTTGTCCGCCAGGGCTGCTATAATCCTTTCTAACCCATTTATCTTTTCAGCCTGCCTCTTTTTCTTTTCGGCAATATCGGCAAGCGGCTTGAAGTCGCCCGATCTCAAGACGATCCACTCCTCAATAAGGATGGAGCGCATTTCCTCCCATGCCTGTGTCACAGAATAGGCACGGACCCAAAACGACCTGGGCAGGGCCGGCAAATATCGTACATCTCCTGTTGGCATGCGCCGATTAAGGCTATTTATCTTTCTCGTCTTTGATGTTTCCATATCTGTGCACCAGATTTTTGTAGAGCTCTTTACCTATACCTATGCCCTTTCCCTCAGACAAGACCTTCGAAAGCTGATCTTCAAAGAGGGTGGTGTATATATCCCCTTGAAACCTGGCGCCAAAAAATCCGCCGTTGGACATACTCTTCCTCATCGTCTCAAGCATCTGTTTTATAAACATGGCCTCAAAATCGGCACACACCTTTTTTATCTCCTTATCGCTATGTCCCTTCAAAGAAGAAGTGGTCTCACCAGCGACCCTGACACCTGGTAACTTATTTATCGACTGCGGCAACATGGCTAGATGATCTCCAGATCGGCATGAAGGGCGCCTGCAGCCTTGAGCGAAGTGAAAATGGCTATTAAATCTCTCGGCGTTACGCCTATTGCATTCAAGGCCTTTGCGAGATCTCCTATATTGGGCTGCGTATTGAGCACGATGAGCCTTCCCTTACCTTCCTGCACAGATATCTGGGTATTCGGCGTCACAGCCGTAGCCCCTTGTGAAAACGGCTGGGGCTGTGAAACCCTAGGGCTCTCCTTGATCTGGATGCTTAAATCACCATGAGATATAGCCACCTTTGATATTGTAACATCAGATCCCACTACCACGGTCCCGGTCCTTTCATCTAATACCACCTTTGCGACCTGATCCGGCCTGATCTCGACATTTTCGATGGCCGCTATAAGATCTACGATATCCCCCCTGAATTCAGGCGGTACAGTGAGCTTGATGGTCTCGGCATCCACGGCCCTTGCATCCACTCCCCTCAAGACAGAATTGATCGCAATCGCCGTCCGCGATGCGGTTATAAAATCGGGATTATTTAGACTTATCAATATATCAGACCGTTGATTGAGAGCGACCGGGATCTCGCGCTCGACCGTAGCGCCGTTTGCTATCCTTCCGACTGTGGGGTGATTTTTTTGCACACCCGCCCCAGCCCCCTGTGCCGAAAAGCCACCAATACTGAGCGGGCCTTGCGCCACGGCATATATCTTGCCGTCGATCCCTTTGAGCGGGGTCAAAAGCAGGGTCCCGCCCTGCAGGCTCTTTGCATCACCGAGCGACGACACCACCACATCCAACTTCTGGCCTATCTTGCTAAACGGCGGCATCTGGGCTGTGACCATGACGCCTGCGGTATTCTTTACCTTGACCTTCTTCGGGTCTATAATCACTCCCATCCGTTCCATCATGTTGACTATAGATTGGGTGGTGAAGTCCGCTTGCGTCCCGTCTCCGGTGCCGTTCAAACCGACTACCAACCCATACCCGACAAGCTGATTTGTGCGAACGCCGTCTATATCAGCTATGTCTTTAAGACGCACCGCATGCGACGTCCCAACGCACACGAGGATTGTGCATAAAACAATGGGCATGCAGACGGCATGCAACATCGATTTGAAAACAAACGACCCGCCCTTAAACATACCTTGCCTCCATCAAAAAGGCGCGACCATGTCAAGAAGCCTCACAAGCCAACCTGGTCCCTGCTTATCCGACAAAACGCCCCCGCCTGTGTACTCTATCCTGGCGTCCGCCAGACGCGTGGATGGAACTGTGTTGTCGGATGACAAGTCCTTCGGCCTGACGACGCCGGAGAGTGTTAAATACTGTGTCTCGTTGTTGATCTTGAGCTCACGGCTCCCCTCGACCAACAGATTGCCGTCCGGGAGCACCTGAACAACCCGTGCAGAGATAGTACCTGTAAAGGAGGCGTTCCGCGAACTCTTGCCGCTCCCATTGTACTTGTCGGTCGCACTGCCCCCTATGGTGTTTGACGGGTTAACCGTACTGTTCTTGCTGAATATAAGTCCTAATATGCCTGTAAGTCCAAGATTCGTATTCGAATCCTTTTGTGTCTGGGTGGCTGCGTCATTGGCGGCCTTCAGATTCTCGGCTATTAAGATGGTAATCACATCGCCAACGTTCCTGGCCCTGAAATCGGAATATATGCTTCCTTCACGCCCTGGCGTAAAAAGCGACCCTTCATGCGGATGCTCCCGTGGCACCGGTATCTCATAAAATGATGAAGGGACCGGCGTCATTGGACGCTGCGGCTGCGACACACCCGCACAACCCGACAACGTCATCATGGCAGCGGCCATGGCCGCAATATTTACAACAAACACGACCTGGGAGAGAAAGGTTGATCTTTTCGCCCTATTCATCCTATTCATCTTGCACCTCATGCTGCCAAACCAAACCGCTCCCTGTCAAAAACGCACAGAGACAGTCTTTGCGTCCTTTACGACGGCAACTATCTCACGCTTACTCATGATGTTTTGGACCTTTATGGCCTCACCGAGCGCACCATCCTGCATGACCTTACCCGGCGTCGTGATAGTGAAAGAGGGGGAATCAGCTACTATCGTCACAATGTCACCGCGATGGACCACCAGCGGCTGGGCGACCATTCTGTCTGTCAAGATCTGCCCGGGTTGGACAAAACGGGTGAGGGCCAAACCAGTAACCTTGGCAGGATCGTCAAAAAAACTGTCATAAATCCTGGAAATCGGTTGGCGGATCATATTTATATCATCCAAAGATAAGATATGCCCTTTTGGAAGCGCCTTCGCCGCGCAGACAACAGGACGATATATCTCCACAAAACCACAACCCCTTACCCTATGTTTAATCTTGCCGTCCACTTTTACTGTGAAGATACAGGTGAACATCCCAAGGGGGCGCTCGCCAGCAGGGGCCTCAGTCTCTATCTCGACCTTTCCGCTGGGCACGGTCACCTCCGGCGGAAAGGTCTGAAACCTCATGATCTCAATCTCACCATCAGCCCAAGGGATGCGCCTTGATATCTCCTGCCTGAAATAACGACTGAAATCATCGGTCGTTATCGTCTTTTGAGACTGTGCAACCTGACCTTGATCAGCGGCCGCAAGGTCATGACCCAGTAGCAGGATGGCCGAAATCATAAAAAAAATGACACGCAAAAGACAACGGAGCTCGCCGGACATCAGGCCTTTTTTTATCATTTTACATCATCCCCCTTTCAACGCCTCAGGTCTAACGTCTCAGATTGTCTGCCAGGCTGAGCATTTCATCAGCCGCCTGCACCGCCTTTGAATTGAGCTCATAGGCACGCTGGGTCACGATCATGTCCACCATCTCCTTTACCACATCGACATTGGACTGCTCTAAAAAACCCTGGGCAATTGTGCCGAAGCTGTCGGTCCCAGGGGTGCCCTCCACTGGATCACCTGAGGCCTGAGTCACGCGATAGAGATTCCTGCCTATGCTAGAAAGGCCTGCAGGATTGGCGAAATCATATATAGAAAGCTGGACGGATGCGAGCGGATTGCCGTTTTTGTCCGACGCAGTCAGCATCCCATAAGGGTTTATATTGATGGTGGTCGTACCCTGTGGTACGGAAAACTCAGGCTGAAGTCTGTCCCCGCCTGACGTAACGATATAGCCGTCTCTATCGAGCTTAAAGTCCCCGGCCCTCGTATAGAGCTCCTCGCCATTGCTTATCACCTTGAAAAATCCCCTCCCCTCTATGGCCCAATCAAGATCATTGCCGGTATTCTGATAATCACCTTGGGTGAATATCTTTTCAACTGAACTTAACCTAGAGCCCATACCAATCTGTATGCCGGTCGGGACCTGCGTCCCATCGGCATTCTGCACGCCAGGGGTCTGTATCGTCTGATACAAAAGATCTTCAAAGTCAGCCTGGCTCCTCTTGAAGGCAACTGTATTAACGTTGGCCATATTATTGGCTATTACATCAAGATTGGTTTGCATACTGTTCATGCCCGACGCGGCAGACCAAAGCGCCCTTATCATAAGCCACCTCCGTTTATATCTGGAATAAATAACATCTGTCGTCTATCAACCTACCCTGCCTATATCATTGGCTGCATGCCCATCCATCTGGTCAAGCGCCTGAAGGGTCTTCTGTTGCGCCTCAAAGGCCCTGTAGATATCCAGAAGATTCACCATCTCCTCCACCGGATTCACGTTCGAACCTTCTAAAAAACCCTGTTTTATCAGGGCGGATGCAGGCATGGCATTACCGGAAGCCGCGGTTTGGGCATAGAGATTGCCACCCAACCTCTCAAGCGCCTGAGGATTCTTGAAATTAACCACATCGAGCTGTCCGACATCTGTCTCGTCAACCCAAAACCTGCCGTCCTTACTCAACCATATCCCTTTTCCGGTCGTATCATCGAGGACTATCGGGACCCCTCCTCCAAGCACTGGATACCCTTCTTGAGTAACAAGCTGTTTATTGGCATCCAAGGTGAAGTTCCCGGCCCTGGTATATCTAACGCCCTGCGGCGTCTGCACAACAAAAAAACCATCACCCTCTATGGCAAAATCAAGCGGGTTGTCGGTCTCTTTCATTGTGCCTTGACTCAGATCAGATCGGACCACCTCTTTTTTTGCAGTCCTCTCCGTCCCGTCAACCTGGGGCAAAAGATACTCCTCGAAGGTCATGGACTGTCTTTTGAAGCCTAGCGTGGAGACATTCGCCATATTATTGGCGCTCATCTGAAGCTTTCGATCAAGTATATCGGCGTCCTCGAGGGCCTCTATATGACCCAGCCTGGTATGGGGATGCAGCCCGATTGAAAAAAACATGCTTTTTCTCCTTACAGGTCATATCTCGAATAAAAGTTTATGCAATGCCCATGCCTAAATTCAGCTGGTGATGCATTTGAGACCGACAAAAAATTCTCAAACAAAACAAGATATTATCCCATCCAACAAGGTCACAGCTTGGCAACCGGAATAGATCAAAATGGAGCACGGCATTTTATTCCTACCATCAGGATCCGCTCCGGCATCCACCGTGCATGATGGCACCAATTGCAGAATCAATCACGACAAGATAAAAGTGTGTCCTAGGGGATGACCCAAAGAGATCGGGAAAATGGATTTTAGGTGATATAAACTACATATTATTTATTATTGATGGCCTTATTGTTCACCTTGTATATCCAGGCCAATATCTCGGCCACAACCGCATAGGTGTCTGGAGGTATCGCAGCGTTCAATTCAAGGCGCGAAAGCACCTCAACCAAGTCGGAATCTTGACGCACAGGGACACCGGACGCCCTTGCTATCTCCAATATCTTCTCGGCAACAAGCCCCTCACCCTTTGCAGTCACCCTGGGGGCGATGTCTTTCTCAGCGTCATAGCTCAAGGCTACAGCCTTTTTTCGTTCTGCAGTCTGTCTCTTCATGTCAGAATCACGTCACCAAGTCTATAAAGCCTGGTCCGCCTACACCTTCGACAAAGGGCCCGATGAATTCGGCCTGATCGGCCTCGTCAATAGGGATGATCCCGGATATCTCAAATCTGAATCCTAGACGCTGTAGGGCATTCTTTAATTCCGGGAGATCGGCCCTTATCCTGGGGAGGGCATCATGATCAGCCGCAATCATCATGTTCAATAAACCCCTGCCCATAGTGACGTGCATCATAACCGCTCCAAGACCCCTAAGCGTCAAATCGAAGATCAGGTGCGAAACCGGACCATCAGATCGCCCTTCAGGACCGCCTTCGGCACCCCCTTCAAACCAAAATGAGACATCTCCAAGGCCGGCACCCCCTTCAAACCAAAATGGGACTATGAAAAATGGGATGTCGAGATGGGCTCGGACTTGACTTTGGTAGTTTTGAACGACATCCACATGAGAAGACAAGGCCTTAAGGCCGTCAGCGACATCCTCTAATGCCTTGTCTTTCATATCTATACCAGCGTCGGATATATGACCTTGCCCGACACGTCGACTATCATCAAAGGTATCATCAAAGGTCGTCTGTCGCGCCCCATCGGATGGCCTGTCCGAACCAAAATAAAACCGCACTCGGCCCTTTGCATCTAATACCCGGCCAGCTTGAGACACCTCTTGGCCTTTTTCCCCGGCATTATGCTTCACCTGAACCTGTTGTCCAGGCCACTTAAGAGGTACATCCGGCCCAGGCACACCGGCTTCGGCCTGAATAATGTCCGAAACTGCGCGTGCAAGTGGCCCAGCTCGGTCGGCCGGCGCATTGCTTAAGGCAGATTGATTATCCAGGTGAGGGCTGGAAATTTTTACATACATGCCATCAGCCACGATCCCTTGCGGCGCCTTTTCAAAAAGGGAGGGTTGGGCCTGCCCATTTGGGGCGGCATCCACGGATGGCACATCCAGTAACCCAGCCTTGCCGGTAAGCTGAGACAAACCGTCTTGGGCCCTGACATATACACCCTGCGATCTGGTCTGCAATGTCCTTGACGGATCTTGCTGCACCACCCGGCCAGGGATTCCGTCTATATCCGCAGTCGCCGTCCTGATCTCTGATCCATGGCCCTCGACTGCAACGCCATCGGCGTCGACACGACCGTCCTGACCCTTGGCACCAGCCAATCCATCCAGGAGATTTTTCAATACAATCCGCAAGGAAGGCAGTTGCTGTGGTGAGGATTCAAACTTGCCGCTGGATAGACCTGGGGCTCCACCCGCAGTCGCCATGGTAAACGAGATCCTGACCTTATCGGGATCGGCTTTCCCGCCATAAGAAAGTGCATCGACTACAAAGGAGGCCGCCTTGATGGCATTTTTCAAACCACCCGCCGCCGTATCTTCGGCGGACAAGATCCCGACTCCATGCTGTTGCGGCAGCTCAAGGTCTTTGGTGTAACCCGCCAAACCGTCAA of Dissulfurimicrobium hydrothermale contains these proteins:
- the fliK gene encoding flagellar hook-length control protein FliK; protein product: MVGTISELLLLFGVRGLTDDQTSTLQDLGTGDRSSVAVPDWARPGAEVDGLVLETKGGLSLISIKGDVVKARADVDLLPSAGTKVRLRILESGTPVRVRLVSSESQASVQGDRQLTLASMAVRADVLRASQAFSRLFDGLAGYTKDLELPQQHGVGILSAEDTAAGGLKNAIKAASFVVDALSYGGKADPDKVRISFTMATAGGAPGLSSGKFESSPQQLPSLRIVLKNLLDGLAGAKGQDGRVDADGVAVEGHGSEIRTATADIDGIPGRVVQQDPSRTLQTRSQGVYVRAQDGLSQLTGKAGLLDVPSVDAAPNGQAQPSLFEKAPQGIVADGMYVKISSPHLDNQSALSNAPADRAGPLARAVSDIIQAEAGVPGPDVPLKWPGQQVQVKHNAGEKGQEVSQAGRVLDAKGRVRFYFGSDRPSDGARQTTFDDTFDDSRRVGQGHISDAGIDMKDKALEDVADGLKALSSHVDVVQNYQSQVRAHLDIPFFIVPFWFEGGAGLGDVSFWFEGGAEGGPEGRSDGPVSHLIFDLTLRGLGAVMMHVTMGRGLLNMMIAADHDALPRIRADLPELKNALQRLGFRFEISGIIPIDEADQAEFIGPFVEGVGGPGFIDLVT